DNA from Neovison vison isolate M4711 chromosome 12, ASM_NN_V1, whole genome shotgun sequence:
tccctttgtccctcctcctctcccctctaaaataaataatttaaggtTTAGTATCTAGAATGGAACAGAAAGTTCCATTGtccagagcaggagagagagacagaaggatcATCCCTTCCCTTCTGGATGCTCCCCTCTAAACGGGAGGGCCTGGTCGGTGGGTCCCTTGGACACTCATATATCCCTAGGGCCTAGCACGGAGTCTTGCACACAGGCTGTGGTTAGTACTTAGGGAGGCAAAGAGTCATTCCATGTCTCTGGGGCCTCCTGGGGGAGCATCCCGGAGCTGTGGTCCGAGGGGCAGTCAGGCACCAAGCTGCTAACCAAGAGCCACACTCCACTGCTGGCCTCCAACCCAGTGGGTGCTGTCTTCTCGTGCCCGGGCCTCGTGTCTTCATGTTTCTTCCCAGGGTGTGCGTTGAGTTGTCTGTTGTAAACAGTCTTGTTGGGGCGGGGGTCGTGTTTTGCCTGGCTCAGTAATTTCCTGGGAGGGGATAGATTTGTCCAGATGGTCAGTGGGTGCTGGTGTGGGCTGTTTGAGTCATCTCCAGGAGAGTCGTACTTTGTCTCCCTTCTCTGAGAACATGTTACTGACTCACTGATGATTCTTTAAAGGAAGCCGTCAGCCAATCGGTATCTTATCGACGGGCTGGGCCGGGAGAACTGGGAAAAGTCCAGAACCTTGAGCTGAGAGATACGGATGCCATGGGATGGTTCTGGCCAGCTGAGTGCAGAGCGCCACAGGGACAGACTGCTCAGCCCTGTCACTCAGGAGGGTGCTGACGTGTGTTGGGACGCAGGAGAGGGTGTGAGCTCAGGAGTCAAGCTGCTCACGGCAGTGCCTTGCAAGACGGCCTGGCTTGGGAGAATGGCTCTGGACAAGGGGAATGATGAACCTTGGCCCCTGGGGCTTCTCTTGAGAGGTCCGTATTTCGGGACTCGTGTCTGGTCCGCGCAACCTGCGGAAGGATGGGCTCTGCGGGCAAGAAGGGAGTGCGGGCCTCTCCGAGCCGCACCCCGAGTTAAGGCCCTCCGGGAGTCCGAGGCAGGCTGGCAAAGAGTTGGCaatctggaaagaacactggGTACTGCGGCGTGGGTGGTTCTGTGTGAGCTCAGCCTTAGCGAAGGAGTCGCACTTCgcctctgtcctcaaggaaggagCTGCTGTCACCCCGGCCTGCAGGTGAGGAAACCGTGGCACGGCACACTtagagatttatgtatttatttatttgacagagagagagagagatcacaagtaggcagagaggcaggcagagagagaggaagggaagcaggccccctgctgagcagagagcccgacgcgggactcgatcccaggaccctgagatcatgacctgagccgaaggcagcggcttaacccactgagccacccaggtgcccccacacttaGGAAGCAACGGAGCCACCATCCACACCCGctggcagtctggctccagggtCCAGGGCTTCCCTGCTTGGAGACGCTGCCCCCCTCCATACGGGAAGGCTCGGCCGGATCAACGGCGGGGTCGTGGAATGTGGAGCGAGCCTGGCTCTGGACAAGGGAGAGGGGGTGTCTCAGCAGGGCCTGCCCCTGAGCCTTAGCAGAGGCCCCAGAACATGCTAGCATGGGAGGTGTGAGAGCTCCCTGCACATCCTGGGAACTCTCAGAGTGGTGTTATATCATGCGgatgtatgtgcatatacatagaAATGTTACGTagacacgcagacacacacacgtgtacatatGCATTTATTCTGGCTGTGTAATCACCCAGACTAGTGTAAAACGACCATTCCTTTTGTTCACAGACAGTGCAGTCCAGGAACGTGGACGGGGCACCATGTGGGTAATCTGTCCCTGTGCCCTGCTGTCTGGGCCTCCACAGGGGGACCCTCGGCTGGGGGACCCCCAGCTGGGGGCGTGGCGTCCGCAGTCTGGTGCGCTTGTGGGTCTGGCAGTTGTCGCTGGCATCAGCTGGGGCCTCAGGTCCTCCCACCCGAGCCGCTCTGGGTAGTGTCTCCACGTGGGCTGGCTTGGGCTCCCTCGGAGCAGGGGGGCTGCAGCCGAGGGTAGGCGTCtcaagagaaaggagcagaggaaaGAGGCCTTCTCGAAGCCCAGTGTCAGAGGTCTTGGAGCAGCACCTGTGCTGTAGTCACCCCGGGCTCcccggggtgggagggagggaggaagactcTATGTCCCCCGCAGAGGGGAGCCAGCATCCCAGGGTGTGGCCATCTTTGGAAGGTACCACTGGCCACCGTGTAGCTGGATCCAGCTTGGGATGGGCATGTCCATCCTACTTGGCCTCGTGTGGTTTCTGACAAAGGTGGTCAGTAGGCTGACATCAGATTTGGTTTGATGCCTCCTCCCCGGCCCCAGTGCCCCGTAGTTCTCGGCACTGAAGAGTGCTTTGGAGCTCAGTGGAGACTGCCGCAGTCCCGTTTCCCGAGCTGCTTCCGGGCCAGGCAGGCAGCGTCCACAGGccccaatgggggaccctggccCCCGAGGAAGACCAGCAGATAAACAGTAGTGGCCCCCTAGTGGGCACGACTAAGGCCAGCCACTCTTCTGAGTACTTTGGGTACTCAAACCTCATACCCCCTGGCAGGGTAGGTGCCTCTGTTGTCTCCTTCtaacagatgaggagactgaggcacagaaaggctcCCAGCTAATGGGGGGCAAACCCTCTACTACATCCGTAGATAGTCACAGCACCGTGTGGTAGGTGCCGTGGGTCATGCTGAGACGGGGTGCTACCCGGAACCCCCGACCTTAGCTGGCAGGTGAGCCCTTGATAGGTTAGGTATACCACACTGCAAACATACTCCTTCCCAAACTGCTGAGGGCCCGCGTTCACCCATAGATCTGTCGCGTGCTCTCCAGCTCAAGGTAGCCCCGTGGTCGTGGTGTGCCAGGTGTGTGCCGAGTGCTTTGGCCATgctctggggaggaggtgggcccGCTTCCAGGGGCTGCAGTCCCATGGGAGCGGTCAGGGATCATGCTAGCCAGGCCCCGGGGCCGGAAACACGGCCCAGCATCTGTAGGTCAGCGGTTCCCTGGGTGAGAACGTGCCAGCCTCATGAAAGGGGCCAGAGACTCTCACGGGGTCTCATGGGTTTCAAGGACGCCAGCAACTCAGAGGGAGGGGCACCCCAGGCCGTGGGAATCAGCAAAGGGAAGCACATGGAGGATGTCATAACCTACGGGGAAAGAGGGGCATCTAGTTCCCCGGGAAGGCCATGTGGGGAGTGGGCGGGGGCCACGTCACTGTGGGAAAATCTCGAATGCCAAGGTCAGGGCTGTACCTGGAGCTGTGAGGGCCTCTGTGCGACACGGGGCACAGCAGGGACAGATGAGGAGCCCTCTGTCTGCAGGGTCGCAGGTACTTCCCTTGCCCTTGTCTCCTGACCCCACCTGGACCCTCACGCCTTTGCTGCACACTCGAGTTCCCACGCTCTCGGCCTGACCATCCTCCGGTGCTCTTGCCTTCTGGTGGTCTCTGCGGTACTCCTCCTGCTCTCCAGTCTCCCCGTCCTTGCTCCCGGCACGTCCCCGTGCTCTTGGCACCCTGCAGGCCTCAGCCTTCAATTCACCTTGCTGACCCCGCAGAAGTCTTCTCGGCATGCTGTGGTTCTAGCGTTGACAACATACGTAGGTGCTGCCTGTCGCTGCTGCAGAGCTGTGTCTCTGTGGTTCCCTCGAGCCGCATCCGGACAGAGCTGGCCCAGCTGCCCTGCACATTTGTGCTTGATTTTTTGACCTTCGTTGCCACCCGAGAGCCTCTACTGGCGTGCGTACTAACCttcccctctgggtggttgaATGGACAAAGGTTGTCCTGTCTCGTTCCTGCTGAAAATTTCTCCTCAGATTTCCTCCAGagaatgttttattgttttgttgtaaAACTCTGATCCATAagacacacacacgtacacacacatgcacatgcacacagtaACAAAGCCGGTACCTGTTGAGCCCCAGAGTGTGCTCCCCAGACCCCAGCGAGCCCAGCCCTGTCTCCCCCTGCAATCTGGAATTTCGTGCTTATCACCGTGTGTCGCTTTACGGGGTGACCAGCAGCGTACGTGCACGTACCGCACACAGTGTGACTACACTTTGCCTGGTTTGGTGACCATTGGAATATTCTCTGTGCGGGTCCCTGCGGCCCCGCGTCCCCGTGACCGTGACCGTGGTGCCTCCACTCTTGTGGCTGTTTAGAATCCTGCCATCTGTTTGCCCAGCCTGCTGGTCTGAGTGGTTTTCTCTGGACATCTCTCACAGCCCTGGTCATCTATAATTTCCTGAGCCTGTGCTACGAATACCTTGGGGGAGAAAGTTCCATCATGTCGGAGATCAGAGGGAAGCCCATCGAGTGAGTAGACGGTCTCCTTGGAGCCCCCACAGCACCCTGTTTCCTGGGCCTGAGGGTCTCCGAGCTGTCCTGGTATCAGCCGGACACACAGACTGACCCTGCCCGGGACCTGGCCCtgtcctgcctctcctcccttcccgAGCGATGCTGTACACCGCGACCATGGGGACGGCCTCACCGGCTCTTatccttttttctcctcctgtcccctcctgtctgcctgtttttccctcttgtagtcttcccattcagcacttgGCGGGTTGGTTGGTTGtgtgcaggctggtgcagccctGCTCCCTGATGCCCCCCACCCTGGACCTCCCACCACCGCCAGTGCAGACTCTCCCCGCGTGCTTGGCCTCCGGGCGAAGGCTGCCTGAACTCTGTGCCCCGTTCCCAGGCCCGGGCTGCTCTCCCCGGGCTCGTGTGGATGTGAGGGAAGgcggcctcccccagccccaccttccCCGAATCCTGGCCGGCTGCCTTCTAGCCTCTCCTCCGCTTGCCTCTCCCAGGTCCAGCTGTATGTACGGCACGTGCTGCCTCTGGGGAAAGACTTACTCCATTGGATTCCTGCGCTTCTGCAAGCAGGTGCGTGTCCCTTGCACTGGCCCCGGTTGAGGGGCCCAGGCCAGGGTCCCGGAGCCTGGGGGCCGCCCGTGCTCGTCCCGCGGCAGAGGCGGACGTAGGGCCGGAGGAGCCCACCTGCGGAGTTCCCATACCTCGTGAAGTACACTAAGGCCCGGCACCCACGCCCCACGCGTGCATGAGCCAGGCATGCTCCGAGGGGCAGCAACAGGGTCCTGAGAGGGTCTGTGGAGGCCCGGGCGGGAGGTGGTCCCATTCCTGCTCACTTCCCCCAGGTGggtcttggtgtgtgtgtgtgagaatgagGAAGCGCAGGGATTCTAGAGTCTCAGCTTGAAACCCCTCCTCGGCTGCAGCTAGAGGTAGGAGGGCTTCTGCGTGAAAGCTCCACGGGCCTGCCGAGTCTCTGGTCTGTTCCCCATTTCCACCAGCTTCCGGTTTCCTCCGCTGCCTCCCCTGTGGTCTCCGGGAGCTGGGCGGAGGCCGCGCGGGGTTGTGGTGAAGCACATGGGCCCGGGTGTCCGACCATCTGAGTTTGATTTTCAGCTTTTCCTCTTGACTGAGTGACCCTGGCGAGGTTATGTAATAACTTCCCCGAGCGTGActtggtttccttcttctgtaaaGCAGGCAGAACGATCCTTCCCTGGAGGGGTGGCCCGAGGCCCAGGTGGGGGATGGATGGGAAGCAGTCAGCACAGACGGGCACTGAGCCCACTCTTGTCGGGCGAGGGACAGCCTGCCCCTGCTGGGACCTCTGGGTCACCAAGAGTAGTCACTGCAGCTGATGACCCTGGCCACCAGAGGGCTGGCCTTTCCACTCCCTTCTGTGCAGGGACACTGCCCGCAGTGCGGGCACACCCACGTAGCACCTGCCTGGACAGATCGGGACAGGGTCTACACCACAGGCCAGCTTCCAGCTCTGCCTTCCCTTGGGCGTTCCTCCATTCACAGTCTCCCTACTGGGCCTGGAGGCAAAGAGTTAAAAGTGTCCCCGAGGTCAGGGTGGGTGGGGCCTTCCAGAGCCTTTGTTTACCAGCCTTTCAGCCGCCCTGGGCCCAGCTGTGACTCACCGCCTTCTTTGATGGGTATGTTGTGTACAGAGTTTTGATCCCATGATCACTAGCTTGCTAGTCTGGTTATAAATGATTCCCCAGGCCCTGTGGGTTCGGATGTCCTGCTGCTGTTCTGGAAGCGGCAGGGGGAGGTGGTAAGAGGACAGGATTAAAGCAGCCTCTGCATCCCTTTCCCTTGGAAGAGCGCTGCTTCCTCTCTGCGCTGTTTCTCCTGAGAAAGCCTGGGCCAGGGGCCCCCAGGATCCCACTTCCCCGGAGAGCTGGTGCACAGCCATCCTCTGGTCAGCCAGCCCCCTCTCCGCAGCCCCCAGGGTGATGAAGAAGGTCTGGCCTGGAGCTCTGGGCCCCGGGGCTGGGTTTACTGCTCCGCAGGTGGTTCTGAACCCACTCCTGCCTGGGGAACCGCTGCTTGGTTCCCCGCCCGATGCAGGGCTGCGGTTGGGTGCAGGCTGTGGGGCCTGCTGACGCCACCTCTTCTGCtcctctgtgcctcggtttcctcagcTGTAACACGGCTTTGTTGGGGGGCCCTTGTGCGCCCAGCTGACCAGGACGGCGGCAACCTGGGGTCAGGCTTTTAATGCCCGCGCCTCCTCCCTTTGCCCCGGACACTGGTCCCGCTCCCTCAAGGTGGGTGGTGGGGCCGGGGAATTTGGGGGGCTTTCTTGGTGGCAGCATTGCACCTCTGTGCTCCATCACACGTGCTTCCATGCACAGCCCAGGGCCCATGGGGACACCCCACAGACTGCACTCGGGTCCCCAGTGGAGCAGAAACGTTGGGGTCAGCGGCTTACTTCCTTCCAGGGTCCTTGCCTGACTTGGAGCCACAGTGGCTCAGCCTTTTCAAGCTGCTCCCCCGCCACAGAAGGGGCGTTATGGCTTAGACATGATTTTCAAGAACCTGGTGTTTTTGCTGGCTCTCTGGGCACTGTGGGTTGTCCTTGACTTTACTGGAGCCTCTGGAGGGCGCTATAAGAACCTGGTTTAGGAATTCTTCCAGTGGCTGAGCTGAGCTGGCCAGCGGAGGCCTTCATTGAACAACAGACACTGCTGTGGTCTTCAGCCCTGTGATGTGGGGCTGGTTACGTCTATTTGTTAGTGAGGTGACCGCTCAGAGGCTACGTGACTGCTCACTTGACCTTCTCCAGATGGTAGCCGGTGAGGCCAGGATTCAAATTCAGATTCAGGATCCCAGACCTTGTGCTTTGAGCTGCCTCCTTTGCTGTGCTCCTGGAGGTCCCTTCCAGCCCCAGTGAGACCCCACGGGTGGACAGAGGAGGACAGGAGGCGGCTTTGAGTAGGGCCCTGGCCCCCTTCCTGCTGCCCTCCATCACCAGCATCTACCCCCTCGCCCGTGTCTGCCCTTGGCCTCTCGGTCTCGGTAGGAGcgcctccctctgcttgtccctGGCGTGTCTCTGGCACGTTCCTCCTGACCCCTTCTGTGAGAAGCTCCCCAGCGGGCTCCCCCGCCCTGCGCTCAGCCGTCCCCCCAGCAGCCATCCTTCGCCTTCCTCCTCCCGTCTGCTCGCACGGCCGCACTGCACAGCTGCCCCTTCACagcttctgcctcccctccacaCGGCAGTCCCCTCGGGACAGGACATcagaacaccccccaccccagcatccAGCACAGGCTCTCCTGGCCAGAGGAGGGGCTCGCCACACAGTTTCTTTGTTCGTCCCCAACTCTTGACCTTCTTCCCCTGACAGGCCACCCTGCAGTTCTGCGTGGTGAAGCCACTCATGGCTGTCAGCACCGTGGTCCTCCAGGCCTTCGGCAAGTACCGGGACGGCGACTTTGAGTAAGCAGCGGGGGGGCCCCTgagaggcgggggtgggtggtCCTGCCCCGAGGCTGTGACGCCCCGCTTTAGGGAAGGAGGTGCCTGTAGGCTGGCCCCATGCCCCTGACCTTCCTCTGAGGGGAGGCCGAGGGTGGCCCGTCCCTCCTCATGCCCCCGCGCATCCCTAAGCTGCAAGGCCCAAGCCTGGAGGTGATTATCGTCCGGCTTGGCCCCGCCTCTGGCACAGGAGCCAGCCCTCAGCCCTCTTCACCCTCACGGACAGCCCACAGGCTGGTGCCTGAGGGTAGTGACCACTCCCAAGGCAGGGAGCTAGCAGGTCAGAGCCCTGAGAGGCCTGGCTTGAGTCCCCGGGAGAAGGCTTCTCCCATGTGGACTTCTTTCATTTCGGGGGGCTAGTGACAGGACCATGCACCCCGGCTTGGTGGCACCTGTACCCCACGGGACAGCCCCGCCAGGGCAGGTGAGCATCTGAAGCCTGGAGGGCGACAGAACTTGGTTcaagagcagagcagagccaggCTCTCCATCATTCTCATCCTGTTGCTGAGCCCCCTGGTGCTGGTGGCTTCCATGTCCGGTTCCTACCAGGAGCCCGGGCACCGGAGCAGAGGCACGGGGCTGGCCTTCACTGTGGGCACACACTCGCACACCTCCCCTCCGCCCCCTGCTTCTTGGCCACTTAGGTCCCTTCTTCAGTGGCTCATGGAGCACCGCTTGGGGAGCCTTGCTGAGAACCATGGGGGTTGGCATACTGGCTGGGCAGAGGCGGGAGGTGGGCTTTTTGTCCCTCCAAAGGCTCTGTCCAAGCCAGAGAACACTCCCCGTTCCCCCAGTGTGACCAGCGGCTACCTCTACGTGACCATCATCTACAACATCTCTGTCAGCCTGGCCCTCTACgccctcttcctcttctactttgCCACCCGGGACCTGCTCAGCCCCTACAGCCCCGTCCTCAAGTTCTTCATGGTCAAGTCcgtcatttttctctccttctggcaAGGTGAGCCTCTTCCCAGCCTCTGTAAGGCCTGTGTTGTCCCTGGGCCATCCCAGCCTAGACCCCAGACTTCTGTCCACTGGGGCCTCCTGGGGGGAACGTCTAGGCCCTCAGGAGCCTTTCACAGGAGCCATGGGGAACCTTCCGTGGGGCTGCCTCATGGATGGGGATCCAAGGGACCCCCGGTGTTGGTGGCCAGCAAGGAGCTGGCGGGGTGGGGTTTCCCAGACGCCTCAGCTCGGTGCCAGCTTCTCAGCCCCCTGGGGCAACCGTGGGCCCCGCTGTCGTCCTTGTTGGTGGGTGTGGCATTGGCGGGGTGGGGGCTGCATGTAGAAGGCCAGGGGTCCGCTCCAGGGCCACATGCCCACGCCTCCTCTTCCAGGCATGCTCCTGGCCATCCTGGAGAAGTGTGGGGCCATTCCTAAGATCCACTCAGCCCGCGTGTCCGTGGGCGAGGGCACCGTGGCAGCCGGCTACCAGGACTTCATCATCTGCGTGGAGATGTTCTTCGCAGCCCTGGCCCTGCGGCACGCCTTCACCTACAAGGTCTACGCAGACAAGAGGCTGGATGCGCAAGGTATGAGCCTGCGTCGAGGTGACCGCCCCCTACACAGCGGGAGAAGCCCTCCCAGGCCCCGCCCTAGGGCCCTCCTGCCACAGTGTCTGACAGGCCATTTTTAACAGCTTGCTTTTTACACCTGCTCGTTTGCCTCCTTGTTCGAAGACATGGCGACCCCGGTTGTACGTTAGGATGCCCGGGAGAGGCCTTGCCTGTCCCTCCTGTGCACCCCCCCACCTCCGAGATTCGGCATTAAGTGGTCTGGGCTTGAACAGCGGCAGGGACCTTCCCAGCTCCCCGCAGTGGAGGGAACAGCCTCTGGGTTGCTCCTGGGCAGAGAGCGGATGGTCACGGCGGGCGGAAGAGGAGGCCGGCAATGCCTGAAATGACTTCTCcggtggggagatgggtgggcCTTGGAGGGTCCTGCTCTGACACACCCACGCAGGAGCTGGGCTGCTGCTGGCTGCCTGCCTTGTGGCCAGAGATGAGAGCCCCTCTTCCCAGGCCTTGCACCGAAGCCCGCCACAGGCCCTGGGGATGGGGTGCTGCAGGGGGACCCCTCGGCCTCTCCGTGGCTGGAAAGAGACCTGCTGGCCACTAGTGGACGGGCCGGCACTGCGGGCCGCTCAGTTCTTGGGCGCCCAGCTGTGTTCTCCCAACACACTTGGCGGAGGGCTGGCGGTACCCCTTCCTCCGTCTGTGATCGCACACCTACCCGGTTCCGGCTGCCTTGCTGCTGCCAGCTGCTGTCCCCTGCGCTTCCCACTAGGTCCTCAGATCTGCAAACACCCACCCAGTGCTGAGCACGATGTCCCGTGAACCTGGTCCCGTGAACCTGGTCCCAACAGAGCCTGCATCCTTAGGAAAGTCCCCCTTGTGCCTGGAGCCTGGGGCCATAGCAGAGAACCCTTTCTGGGCCCTTGGGGTTTAAAATGTCGCGTGTGGGGGCTCTGCAGAGGCCCAGCGGACACCTAGACTGTATCTTCCCACCCGCTGCTCCCGGACCACCAGCCCAGAAAAGAACAGCGTGGCCAGAAACCCAGCTCTGGCGgagaccccagcccagccctcttgGGGAAAAGCTTGGGGGAATCTATACAGGGCGCCacgccccctcaccccccagccttGATTTCCTCGTCTGTGAAGAGTCGCGAGGTTTGTAAAGCGCAGGGCACTGGCTTAGCCATTCCAGCCAAGCCTGAAGAGAAGTGGGGGTGCTGGGCCACGACTTGGGTGTAGAAATGGGACCGCGATCAGTGTCCTGTGTGTCTGCTGGTGGCTCTCCCGTCATGAGAGCGTGAGCCCTGTGGGAGGGGTCATCCCTGAGTGGACGtgccgtcccccacccccatcgcCCACTGGGTGCCAGGCTCCGAGGGGGCCGCTGGGGCTGCTGGGTGCTGGGTCGGGTGGGAAGCGAGTCTGGTGCGGTGTGCAGGCCTTGGTGGTGGGCAGATGGTGTCACTCAGCTGTCTCTTGTCTTCTCTAtttctctggcttctctctccctccccttcccccctccgCCCTGCTTTTGCCCCGGGTTTGGCCGCGGGCAGTGCCAACATACGGCCCTTACGGTAGGTTCTGCTTCCGGTCTACACGTCTGTCCTGCACGTCAGTCGTGGTCACCGTCACTGGCATGTCTCTCTCCCTAGTCCCTTTTCCGTGTTCTTGTCTCTCCCCCGCAAGGCACCCCCAGGCAGCAGAGTTCAGAGGCCCTGCCTGCCAAGGGCTGCCCCCCACCCGTAGAGTTTGCCTGCTTCAGTCCTGGTCTCTCAGTGTTCTGGAATACGCCCGCTGGGTTCCAGGGGCACAGTGCGTGTTAATGGGAAATCCATGGCAGAGAACACAAAAGTGGGAAAGGCCCGCCAGATTGGAATTGGAAGACCTGGGCTTGTCCCCCACCTCGGCTTTGGGTCTGGGGCCACTTCTCCCTACTGAACCCATGGAGGGAGAGATCCTTAGAGGGGGAGTTAGGAAGAAGCACATGAGGGCTTCTGCCCTCTCAGAGGGGAGCCAGTGAGGATTTGCAGGGCACCCCACTGTGGGTGCtggaggcggtggggggggttGGCTACCTGTACTGCCAGAGCAAAGGGGGGCCCCCAGGGGTAGGGGGCAGCACTAGCTCTCTAGGTGGACCCCTCCCCGACACTCCAGCCTCCCTGAGGCATGCCATTCTCCACCCTGGGCCCCTTCCCACCAGCCACACTTACCAGCCCCCCACGGCTGCTCACTTGTCCTCTGCGTCCCAGCCAGAGAGCCATTTCTTTGCCTGTGCCTCCTGATGCCCGGGACCCTGTTCTCTGTCGGGTGACATGGCCTTGGGGTGGCGCTTGGTCCCAGGACTggggcctccctgcccctcacccccacttctGGGCTCCTACCCTGCAGGCCGTTGTGCCCCCATGAAGAGCATCTCCAGCAGCCTCAAGGAGACCATGAACCCACACGACATTGTGCAGGACGCCATCCACAACTTCTCGCCCGCCTACCAGCAGTACACGCAGCAGTCCACCCTGGAGCCTGGGCCCGCGTGGCGCGGTAGTGCCCACAGCCTCTCGCGCTCCCACAGCCTCAGCGGCGCCCGCGACAACGAGAAGACTCTGCTGCTTAGCTCCGATGACGAGTTCTAGGTGCGGCTGCTGGTGGGGAGGACTGGCCCCGCGGCCCAGGGCAGGGTGTGCCCCCCTCCAGTCCCACGCGTGGGCGGGAAGGCAGGCTGGCACAGCTTTGGCATTGCCCGTTAATTTATTGGACCAGAAACACTCACCTGTCGCTCCCAGTGGAATAGCCAGAAGCTGTCGGCCCAGGGGACAGCCCGGGCTCACCACGGGGGCCTTCCAGACTGTTCACGCGTGGCCAGCCCTGCTGCCGGGCGAGGGACGGAGGATGCTGGGGCGACTCCTGTGCCCCTATGGCTTGTCCTGTGGCAGCGGCCTGGTGGGACCAGCTGTGGCCGTGGTGGACCCGCAGCCATGGCCCTCTCAGCCCCCACGTGggtccctcttttcctcctgaGACTGacagccctgcccccagcaccGTGCAATACTCTGACCTGGGCTCTTTCCTGCCTGCTCCCTCCCTTGTGTCCCCTGTCTGTGCTAGATTAGCCTCAGCCCCGGCCAGAGGGGCGGGAAGGAACCCAGACGCTCCCCGCGCCCCCTCCTGACCCAGGCTTGCCTGGCATGCTGCAAGGACCAGAGGGACACCAAGAGCCATGTGTCCCGTGTTGGAAGGGAGCTCGGGTGCATCTGGGCCCCTGGTTGTCTTCTCCGTGgctgccctccctgcctgcctcatgCCCCCTCCTCCTGACCTGCTGAGGGCAGCCAGCGGCCCGCACTGCCCTGTCCCTCGGGGTCTTTCTTCTTGAGAGCACTTTGGGCAGAGCCCTTGTTGCTTCCTGGCTGCTGAAGGGGTtggaggctcccagcccctttcCCAGGCTAAGCAGTGAGAACCTCCACAGGTTCCTGGTCTTGCCCTAGGGCTGCTGCTTCCCGTTTCAGGGGAAGGGTCTGAGTCTCACATTTCAGACCAGCTTTTGGAGGAGCAGCCCTACGGGAGGGAGGTGAAAGGAGGGGGCGTGCAGCCGGGAGCTGAGAAGTGGGTGGAGTGACCCCAGACTCCTCTCCCTGGCGCCGTATCCACACACGGCCTGGAGTCCTGCCTCGGCTGGCCCTTTGGCCCATCTCTTCTGTGCCTTAGTCACATACGAAAGCTCCCCCGTCCCAGGCCCTCGGTCTGTCTGGCCGCAGACACTCCCTGGGGGCTCCCTCTCAAGCTGCTGGCACTCAGGGGACCCTGCTGCGCTGGGCCAAGCACCCTGGACAGGCCTTAGGGGATGGCCAGGATGGCGAGTCCCCTCCCCTCGCTCACCTCCACACCTAAACTCCCGGAGCCTCCGTGGCCAGAGCCCCCAGTCAGGCTGGGCTTAGACTGGCCACTGTCTTAGGAGGAGCCTCCTGACAGTCACAGTGTGTGTTCTGTCTTTCGGAACCCAGAGGGCACTTGGGTTTGGGCCGGGACAGCCCGGGGAAGGTCGTAGGGTAAGGAGGGCCCCACCCTGTGGCACCAGAACTTCTCTTCCTTTCCGTTCATTCCTGGAATGAAGTGTGCCAAGGGTCCAGTGGGGGGTTACACCCCTGTCGTCTTCCCAGGCTGCTTTTGGCTCTTGTGACCaagctgccccccccccgccctgcccctgccccgggGTCACA
Protein-coding regions in this window:
- the TMEM184B gene encoding transmembrane protein 184B isoform X1, encoding MTVRGAALAPDPASPTTMAASPSVSVIPEGSPTAMEQPVFLMTTAAQAISGFFVWTALLITCHQIYMHLRCYSCPNEQRYIVRILFIVPIYAFDSWLSLLFFTNDQYYVYFGTVRDCYEESCHLFAQPAGLSGFLWTSLTALVIYNFLSLCYEYLGGESSIMSEIRGKPIESSCMYGTCCLWGKTYSIGFLRFCKQATLQFCVVKPLMAVSTVVLQAFGKYRDGDFDVTSGYLYVTIIYNISVSLALYALFLFYFATRDLLSPYSPVLKFFMVKSVIFLSFWQGMLLAILEKCGAIPKIHSARVSVGEGTVAAGYQDFIICVEMFFAALALRHAFTYKVYADKRLDAQVPTYGPYGRCAPMKSISSSLKETMNPHDIVQDAIHNFSPAYQQYTQQSTLEPGPAWRGSAHSLSRSHSLSGARDNEKTLLLSSDDEF
- the TMEM184B gene encoding transmembrane protein 184B isoform X3, with the translated sequence MTVRGAALAPDPASPTTMAASPSVSVIPEGSPTAMEQPVFLMTTAAQAISGFFVWTALLITCHQIYMHLRCYSCPNEQRYIVRILFIVPIYAFDSWLSLLFFTNDQYYVYFGTVRDCYEALVIYNFLSLCYEYLGGESSIMSEIRGKPIESSCMYGTCCLWGKTYSIGFLRFCKQATLQFCVVKPLMAVSTVVLQAFGKYRDGDFDVTSGYLYVTIIYNISVSLALYALFLFYFATRDLLSPYSPVLKFFMVKSVIFLSFWQGMLLAILEKCGAIPKIHSARVSVGEGTVAAGYQDFIICVEMFFAALALRHAFTYKVYADKRLDAQGRCAPMKSISSSLKETMNPHDIVQDAIHNFSPAYQQYTQQSTLEPGPAWRGSAHSLSRSHSLSGARDNEKTLLLSSDDEF
- the TMEM184B gene encoding transmembrane protein 184B isoform X2, coding for MTVRGAALAPDPASPTTMAASPSVSVIPEGSPTAMEQPVFLMTTAAQAISGFFVWTALLITCHQIYMHLRCYSCPNEQRYIVRILFIVPIYAFDSWLSLLFFTNDQYYVYFGTVRDCYEALVIYNFLSLCYEYLGGESSIMSEIRGKPIESSCMYGTCCLWGKTYSIGFLRFCKQATLQFCVVKPLMAVSTVVLQAFGKYRDGDFDVTSGYLYVTIIYNISVSLALYALFLFYFATRDLLSPYSPVLKFFMVKSVIFLSFWQGMLLAILEKCGAIPKIHSARVSVGEGTVAAGYQDFIICVEMFFAALALRHAFTYKVYADKRLDAQVPTYGPYGRCAPMKSISSSLKETMNPHDIVQDAIHNFSPAYQQYTQQSTLEPGPAWRGSAHSLSRSHSLSGARDNEKTLLLSSDDEF